AGAATAGATACACTTCAACCAAATAAAGGATAAATATGGTAGACAGTAACCTTCTCTCTGACATATTTCCAATCTCAGCATGCAGGAGACCTATTCCACACTCCTGGTAGTCTGGGCTCACGCATATGACATATAAGGAGGAATAATCAAAGTCTGATTTCAAGGTTGGAAAAAGCCCTCCAGGGCTCAAGACACAAAACAAAGAGTCATTGAAAATAGCCAAAAGAAGGAACAATGGTATCCTGTACTTTGAGTCAATATAAGAAGGaatttcattttgggttttttttttggccgggggggggggtggtttaggggggaggggagaaaaggaaaaaaaaaaaaaaagggcagatCAGCAGAGCTAAAGATGCAGGAAATGAAGAACTGCAGTCCATTCCACACATTTGCAAACAAGCCAAATACACAGAAATGTACTCATGAACTTGCAGAAATGTCTTACAGGGGGGTGGGTGTATCAAGGAGAGGGTCTTTCCAGTCTAGCAAACCTAGCAGTCATACCCTAGTAAATTTTACACAGATTGATTATCTAGTCAGGAAATATATGATCAGGAAGATGAGGACGAAAGATGCCACAAGTGTAAACATTCTCCTGCTTGATTTGGTCTCAAAAACCTACAGCAGTAAAGAGTTCACCATACTAAGTAATAAAACATCCACCTTAGAAAAGAGAATACAGCAAGAGAAGGAATCTCATCCACATACCGACTTGAATCGATCCACAGTTCCAGAAAGGATTCCCCTTGAAGCATCCATATCATTACCCTGgttaatgaataaaatctttgTGAGAAAAAAGATAAGCAAATGTCTTTCAGTTTACCAGAGAAAATTAGGTTTAAGCTTACCATTCGGTCCAGTAGACGGTTATGATTCTCAGCCTCCTCATGTACATCTCCAGTCAACTGGTAACATACATGGTGATGAAAAGTATCATTATTTGCTTTGGTG
This Macadamia integrifolia cultivar HAES 741 chromosome 10, SCU_Mint_v3, whole genome shotgun sequence DNA region includes the following protein-coding sequences:
- the LOC122092050 gene encoding bet1-like SNARE 1-1 isoform X2, with product MNPRRELRSHRTALFDGIEEGGIRASSSYSSHEIDEQDNDRALDGLQDRVILLKRLTGDVHEEAENHNRLLDRMGNDMDASRGILSGTVDRFKSVFETKSSRRMFTLVASFVLIFLIIYFLTR